One region of Vitis vinifera cultivar Pinot Noir 40024 chromosome 1, ASM3070453v1 genomic DNA includes:
- the LOC100261187 gene encoding uncharacterized protein LOC100261187, which produces MNPPPWVYHEVIFRTTTHSSYSLFCKLLIFNCHLPMHRQHESNPHFLPHQQPPQPRAHPLPSQQHPEPQADPARSRRQKRAQQHPESQAGPDPAHSRQHPERRPLPSQQHPEPQADPTRSRRQPRAHFFPSQQHPEPQAGPDPAHSRQQPERRVQFGPSPEHASQQHPEPPAHPEISSPQHFRRWTDPLHRPSGLRVPEPQKTKPLIWFTAVFCVIFWVIIIVGGLVVLIVYMLFRPRSPRFDVSSVTLNAAYLDMGYLLNADVTVLANFTNPNKKVHVDFSYLVVNLYYEDTLIASRAIYPFSVASRQTMFADVHMVTSQVRLPIKDSLKLSEQIQNNGIEFQLKGYFRTRSNLGSFLRYSYWLYGKCSIVVTAPPSGVLVSRSCRTKR; this is translated from the coding sequence ATGAATCCACCTCCTTGGGTTTATCATGAAGTCATCTTCCGAACTACAACCCATTCTTCGTATTCTCTCTTCTGCAAGCTCCTCATTTTCAACTGTCACTTACCCATGCATCGACAACATGAATCGAATCCTCATTTTCTTCCACACCAACAACCGCCCCAGCCACGGGCTCACCCTTTGCCTTCCCAGCAACATCCTGAGCCCCAGGCTGATCCCGCTCGTTCACGGCGACAGAAGCGGGCTCAGCAACATCCCGAGTCCCAGGCGGGGCCTGATCCCGCTCATTCACGGCAACACCCTGAGCGACGGCCTTTGCCTTCCCAGCAACATCCTGAGCCCCAGGCTGATCCCACTCGTTCACGGCGACAGCCACGGGCTCACTTCTTTCCTTCCCAGCAACATCCCGAGCCCCAGGCGGGGCCTGATCCCGCTCATTCACGGCAACAGCCTGAGCGACGGGTTCAATTTGGTCCTTCACCAGAACATGCTTCACAGCAACACCCTGAGCCACCGGCTCACCCCGAGATTTCTTCACCGCAACATTTCCGACGCTGGACTGACCCTTTGCATCGCCCATCCGGTTTGCGGGTGCCAGAGCCTCAAAAAACTAAACCTTTGATATGGTTTACTGCAGTCTTCTGTGTAATTTTCTGGGTCATTATAATTGTTGGAGGCCTAGTCGTCCTTATAGTCTATATGCTCTTCCGCCCACGAAGCCCACGTTTCGACGTATCAAGTGTCACTCTGAATGCTGCATATCTTGACATGGGCTATCTACTCAATGCTGATGTCACCGTGTTGGCAAACTTCACAAATCCAAACAAGAAGGTGCATGTGGACTTCAGTTATTTGGTCGTTAATCTCTACTACGAAGACACCCTTATTGCCAGCCGGGCCATTTATCCTTTCTCAGTAGCAAGCAGGCAGACCATGTTTGCAGATGTTCATATGGTTACCAGTCAGGTTCGGCTGCCAATAAAAGACAGCCTAAAGCTCAGTGAGCAGATTCAGAACAATGGAATCGAATTTCAACTAAAGGGTTACTTCAGGACAAGATCTAATCTGGGAAGTTTTCTTCGCTACTCTTACTGGTTGTACGGTAAATGCAGTATCGTGGTGACTGCACCTCCTAGTGGTGTATTAGTATCTAGGAGTTGCAGAACAAAACGTTGA
- the LOC100268099 gene encoding serine/threonine-protein kinase AFC2 isoform X1 — translation MEMECVTEFPHTHMDRRPRKRPRFAWDAPQLHPKAQPGIYCGQEVGNVTSHGTSRVLSDQASIFVKGLAQKGSPPWRDDDKDGHFMFALGENLTSRYKIHRKIGEGTFGQVLECWDRETKEMVAIKVVRGIKKYREAAMIEVEVLQLLGKYDKSGSRCGQIRNWFDYRNHICIVFEMLGPSLYDFLRKNNYRSFPVDLVREIGRQLLECVAFMHDLHLIHTDLKPENILFVSPEYVKVSDYKVTTRSPKDGICYKKLPRSSAIKVIDFGSTAFECQDHSYIVSTRHYRAPEVILGLGWSYPCDMWSVGCILVELCSGEALFQTHENLEHLAMMERVLGPIPPHMLKRVDRHAEKYVRKGRLDWPEGAISRESIKAVMKLPRLPVCTYGFMALALFCFFNSIFEGPHCEKRMGLFFTPVLVSQICLLPWQNLVMQHVDHSAGDLIDLLQGLLRYDPSNRLTAQDALRHPFFTRDYHSRF, via the exons ATGGAGATGGAATGTGTGACTGAGTTTCCTCATACTCACATGGATCGGCGTCCTCGGAAGAGGCCTAGGTTTGCTTGGGATGCACCTCAACTTCACCCTAAG GCTCAGCCAGGAATATATTGTGGGCAAGAGGTTGGGAATGTGACAAGCCATGGAACATCGAGGGTACTCTCAGACCAGGCTAGTATATTTGTAAAGGGATTGGCTCAAAAAGGCTCTCCCCCATGGCGAGATGATGACAAAGACGGACATTTCATGTTTGCACTGGGAGAGAATTTAACCTCGCGCT ATAAGATCCACAGAAAAATTGGTGAAG GTACCTTTGGTCAGGTTTTGGAATGCTGGGATAGGGAAACAAAGGAGATGGTTGCTATAAAAGTTGTTCGAGGTATCAAAAAATATCGTGAGGCAGCAATGATAGAAGTTGAAGTGCTACAGTTGCTTggaaaatatgataaaagtGGCTCTCG TTGCGGTCAAATACGGAACTGGTTTGACTATCGTAACCATATTTGTATT GTATTTGAGATGCTTGGACCAAGCTTATACGATTTTCTTCGGAAAAACAATTATCGCTCATTTCCAGTTGATCTAGTCCGCGAGATTGGCAGACAACTGTTGGAATGTGTAGCAT TCATGCATGATTTGCACCTCATCCACACTGACTTGAAGCCTGAGAACATACTTTTTGTTTCTCCAGAATATGTAAAAGTATCAGACTACAAG GTTACCACACGGTCACCAAAAGATGGAATATGTTATAAGAAGTTGCCAAGATCAAGTGCTATTAAGGTGATTGATTTTGGTAGCACAGCTTTTGAGTGTCAAGATCACAGCTATATTGTTTCCACTAGGCACTACCGAGCGCCTGAGGTTATTCTTG GGCTTGGATGGAGTTATCCATGTGACATGTGGAGCGTTGGTTGTATATTGGTGGAACTATGTTCG GGAGAAGCTTTGTTTCAGACACATGAGAACTTGGAGCACCTGGCCATGATGGAAAGGGTTTTAGGCCCCATACCTCCTCATATGTTGAAAAGAGTGGA CCGACATGCTGAGAAGTATGTTAGAAAGGGTAGATTGGACTGGCCTGAAGGTGCAATCTCTCGGGAAAGCATCAAAGCTGTCATGAAACTGCCTCGTCTTCCGGTGTGTACTTATGGTTTTATGGCTTTAgcattgttttgttttttcaattccATATTTGAAGGTCCTCATTGTGAAAAACGAATGGGTCTATTTTTTACTCCTgttttagtttctcaaatttGTTTGCTTCCTTGGCAGAATCTAGTTATGCAACATGTGGATCATTCTGCCGGAGATCTTATTGACCTTTTGCAAGGTCTTCTTAGGTATGACCCTTCCAACAGACTCACAGCTCAAGATGCCCTCAGGCACCCGTTCTTTACCAGGGATTACCACAGTAGGTTTTAG
- the LOC100268099 gene encoding serine/threonine-protein kinase AFC2 isoform X2 codes for MEMECVTEFPHTHMDRRPRKRPRFAWDAPQLHPKAQPGIYCGQEVGNVTSHGTSRVLSDQASIFVKGLAQKGSPPWRDDDKDGHFMFALGENLTSRYKIHRKIGEGTFGQVLECWDRETKEMVAIKVVRGIKKYREAAMIEVEVLQLLGKYDKSGSRCGQIRNWFDYRNHICIVFEMLGPSLYDFLRKNNYRSFPVDLVREIGRQLLECVAFMHDLHLIHTDLKPENILFVSPEYVKVSDYKVTTRSPKDGICYKKLPRSSAIKVIDFGSTAFECQDHSYIVSTRHYRAPEVILGLGWSYPCDMWSVGCILVELCSGEALFQTHENLEHLAMMERVLGPIPPHMLKRVDRHAEKYVRKGRLDWPEGAISRESIKAVMKLPRLPNLVMQHVDHSAGDLIDLLQGLLRYDPSNRLTAQDALRHPFFTRDYHSRF; via the exons ATGGAGATGGAATGTGTGACTGAGTTTCCTCATACTCACATGGATCGGCGTCCTCGGAAGAGGCCTAGGTTTGCTTGGGATGCACCTCAACTTCACCCTAAG GCTCAGCCAGGAATATATTGTGGGCAAGAGGTTGGGAATGTGACAAGCCATGGAACATCGAGGGTACTCTCAGACCAGGCTAGTATATTTGTAAAGGGATTGGCTCAAAAAGGCTCTCCCCCATGGCGAGATGATGACAAAGACGGACATTTCATGTTTGCACTGGGAGAGAATTTAACCTCGCGCT ATAAGATCCACAGAAAAATTGGTGAAG GTACCTTTGGTCAGGTTTTGGAATGCTGGGATAGGGAAACAAAGGAGATGGTTGCTATAAAAGTTGTTCGAGGTATCAAAAAATATCGTGAGGCAGCAATGATAGAAGTTGAAGTGCTACAGTTGCTTggaaaatatgataaaagtGGCTCTCG TTGCGGTCAAATACGGAACTGGTTTGACTATCGTAACCATATTTGTATT GTATTTGAGATGCTTGGACCAAGCTTATACGATTTTCTTCGGAAAAACAATTATCGCTCATTTCCAGTTGATCTAGTCCGCGAGATTGGCAGACAACTGTTGGAATGTGTAGCAT TCATGCATGATTTGCACCTCATCCACACTGACTTGAAGCCTGAGAACATACTTTTTGTTTCTCCAGAATATGTAAAAGTATCAGACTACAAG GTTACCACACGGTCACCAAAAGATGGAATATGTTATAAGAAGTTGCCAAGATCAAGTGCTATTAAGGTGATTGATTTTGGTAGCACAGCTTTTGAGTGTCAAGATCACAGCTATATTGTTTCCACTAGGCACTACCGAGCGCCTGAGGTTATTCTTG GGCTTGGATGGAGTTATCCATGTGACATGTGGAGCGTTGGTTGTATATTGGTGGAACTATGTTCG GGAGAAGCTTTGTTTCAGACACATGAGAACTTGGAGCACCTGGCCATGATGGAAAGGGTTTTAGGCCCCATACCTCCTCATATGTTGAAAAGAGTGGA CCGACATGCTGAGAAGTATGTTAGAAAGGGTAGATTGGACTGGCCTGAAGGTGCAATCTCTCGGGAAAGCATCAAAGCTGTCATGAAACTGCCTCGTCTTCCG AATCTAGTTATGCAACATGTGGATCATTCTGCCGGAGATCTTATTGACCTTTTGCAAGGTCTTCTTAGGTATGACCCTTCCAACAGACTCACAGCTCAAGATGCCCTCAGGCACCCGTTCTTTACCAGGGATTACCACAGTAGGTTTTAG
- the LOC100268099 gene encoding serine/threonine-protein kinase AFC2 isoform X3 has product MVAIKVVRGIKKYREAAMIEVEVLQLLGKYDKSGSRCGQIRNWFDYRNHICIVFEMLGPSLYDFLRKNNYRSFPVDLVREIGRQLLECVAFMHDLHLIHTDLKPENILFVSPEYVKVSDYKVTTRSPKDGICYKKLPRSSAIKVIDFGSTAFECQDHSYIVSTRHYRAPEVILGLGWSYPCDMWSVGCILVELCSGEALFQTHENLEHLAMMERVLGPIPPHMLKRVDRHAEKYVRKGRLDWPEGAISRESIKAVMKLPRLPVCTYGFMALALFCFFNSIFEGPHCEKRMGLFFTPVLVSQICLLPWQNLVMQHVDHSAGDLIDLLQGLLRYDPSNRLTAQDALRHPFFTRDYHSRF; this is encoded by the exons ATGGTTGCTATAAAAGTTGTTCGAGGTATCAAAAAATATCGTGAGGCAGCAATGATAGAAGTTGAAGTGCTACAGTTGCTTggaaaatatgataaaagtGGCTCTCG TTGCGGTCAAATACGGAACTGGTTTGACTATCGTAACCATATTTGTATT GTATTTGAGATGCTTGGACCAAGCTTATACGATTTTCTTCGGAAAAACAATTATCGCTCATTTCCAGTTGATCTAGTCCGCGAGATTGGCAGACAACTGTTGGAATGTGTAGCAT TCATGCATGATTTGCACCTCATCCACACTGACTTGAAGCCTGAGAACATACTTTTTGTTTCTCCAGAATATGTAAAAGTATCAGACTACAAG GTTACCACACGGTCACCAAAAGATGGAATATGTTATAAGAAGTTGCCAAGATCAAGTGCTATTAAGGTGATTGATTTTGGTAGCACAGCTTTTGAGTGTCAAGATCACAGCTATATTGTTTCCACTAGGCACTACCGAGCGCCTGAGGTTATTCTTG GGCTTGGATGGAGTTATCCATGTGACATGTGGAGCGTTGGTTGTATATTGGTGGAACTATGTTCG GGAGAAGCTTTGTTTCAGACACATGAGAACTTGGAGCACCTGGCCATGATGGAAAGGGTTTTAGGCCCCATACCTCCTCATATGTTGAAAAGAGTGGA CCGACATGCTGAGAAGTATGTTAGAAAGGGTAGATTGGACTGGCCTGAAGGTGCAATCTCTCGGGAAAGCATCAAAGCTGTCATGAAACTGCCTCGTCTTCCGGTGTGTACTTATGGTTTTATGGCTTTAgcattgttttgttttttcaattccATATTTGAAGGTCCTCATTGTGAAAAACGAATGGGTCTATTTTTTACTCCTgttttagtttctcaaatttGTTTGCTTCCTTGGCAGAATCTAGTTATGCAACATGTGGATCATTCTGCCGGAGATCTTATTGACCTTTTGCAAGGTCTTCTTAGGTATGACCCTTCCAACAGACTCACAGCTCAAGATGCCCTCAGGCACCCGTTCTTTACCAGGGATTACCACAGTAGGTTTTAG